The genomic segment TAGCTGACAGAGGAAGTTGTTCTTCACCGCGCCGCCGTCGACTTTCAGCGATTCGACCTCGATGCCGCTATCGCCTTCCATCGCTTCGGCGACGTCGCGGGTCTGATAGGCGATGGATTCGAGCGTCGCCCTGACGATGTGCTCCCGACGAGTTCCGCGCGTCATGCCGACGAGCGTCCCGCGGGCGCGCTGGTTCCAGTGAGGCGCACCGAGTCCCGTGAACGCGGGGACCATGTATACGCCGTCGTCGAATCGACGCTTCGGGCGATGGATTCCGTTTCGGCCGCGTCGTCGATGAATCCCACGTCCACGAGCCATTCGATGGCCGCGCCGGTGACGAAGATGGAGCCTTCGAGCGCGTACTGCACGGGTTCCCCGGAGCGTTGGAACGCCGACCGTCGTGAGCAAGCCGTGTTCGCTCTCGACGGCATCGTCGCCCGTGTTCACAGGAAGAAACTGCCCGTGCCGTAGGTGTTCTTCGCGTCGCCAGCGTCGAAACAGGTCTGCCCGAACAGGGCGGCCTGCTGGTCGCCGAACGCGCCCGCGACGGGACTTCCGCGCCGAAGAAGCCGTCGGGGTCCGTCGAACCGTAGGTCTCGTCGTCGCTCGACGGACGTACTTCCGGGAGCATCGCGCGCGGCACGCCGAACTCCTCGCACAACTCGTCGTCCCAATCCATCTCGTGGATGTCGAACAGCATCGTCCGCGACGCGTTCGTCACGTCCGTGATGTGTTCGCCCGTCAGGTTGTAGATCAGCCACGAGTCGATGGTTCCGAACAGGATTTCGCCCTCCTCGGCGCGCTCCCGGATATCCGCAGGTCGTGCGCGCTGGAGTTTGATGGGGTCGGCGTTGTCGAGCAACCACTCGGCCTTCGTCGCCGAGAAGTACGCGTCGGGTTCCAACCCCGTCTTCTTTCGGATTTCGTCCACCTTTCCGTCCGCTTCCAATTGCTCGACACGGTCGGTCGTCCGCCGGTCCTGCCAGACGATGGCGTCGTGGATCGGACTGCCACTATCCTTGTCCCACAACAGCGTCGTCTCGCGCTGGTTGGTGATGCCGATGGCTTCGAGTTGATCAGCGGCGACGTCCGCCTCCTCCAGCGCGGCCGTGACGACTTGCTGTGTGTTCTCCCAGATTTCGAGCGGGTCGTGTTCGACCCACCCCGGTTCCGGGTATTTCTGTTCGTGTTTTTCGTAGGCGCTGGCGACGACCCGACCGTCGTGGTCGAACAGCATGAACCGGGTTCCGGTCGTGCCTTGGTCGATAGCGCCGACATATGTATTTGACATCTGAATGCCCTCGTTTTGGTGCGCCGGACTCCCCCACTCGACGACACCTCTGGGAGAGAGACGGGACGGAGAATAATGATGTTTTCCCACAGGGAGGTTTCCACGCCCGTAGCCCTGGGTTTTCACTCTCTCGCCAACCAGTCGTGAAAAATAGTCGTCAATTTCGTCGCTTATTCGTCTCGACCCACGTTCTCGATCCGGTCGTACTGCTCGCCCGAGAGTTCGATGTCGGCAGCGCCGACGTTCTCCTCCAGTTGGTCGGTCGTCCGCGCGCCGACGATGGGCGTACAGGAGAACTCGCGCTGTTGGATGAGCCAGCGGAGCGCGACCTGCGCCGGGGTTGCGTCGAGTTCGTCCGCGACCGCTCGAATCTCGTCCAGAATCTCCCAGCCTTCCTCGGACATGTAGTAGTCCTCGAAGTAGTCCACGAGGTCCGCGCGCGACCGGCCGGGATGTCGCCGTCGCGTTCGTACTTGCCGGTCAGGAAGCCCGCCCGCGAGCGGCGAGTACGGACAGACCGCGATGTCCTGGTCGGCACAGACGTCGAGGTAGTCCTCCACCGGACCGCTCGCCGCCGCGTGGTACATGGGCTGAGTCACGTCGAAGCGCTCGAAGCCGTTTACGTTCGATTTCCAGAGCGCCTTCGTGAGTTGCCACGCCGCCATCGTGGACGCGCCGAGGTAGTTCACCTTGCCCTCGTCCACGAGTTCCGTCAGCGTCGCGAGCGTCTCCTCTATCGGGGTTTCGTCGTCCCAGCGGTGAATGTAGTACACGTCGAGGTAATCCGTGCCGAGGCGGTCGAGCGTGCCCTCTATCTGGGCGCGGATGTGTTTACGCGAGAGGCCGGAATCGTTCGGTCCCGGTTCGCCCCAACCGTCGAACGGGAAGTACACCTTCGAGGCGATGACGAAGTCCTCGCGGTCGTACTCCGAGAGCCAGTCGCCGATCCACTCCTCGCTGGTGCCGTTCGGGCTACCGTAGACGTTCGCCGTGTCGATGAAGTTGATGCCGTTCTCCCACGCCGTGTCGAGCAGGTCGTGTGCTGTGTCGTAATCCGTTTCGACCGTGCCGTTCGATTCCATGGCGAATCGCCACGTCCCGAAACACAGTTCCGAGACCTTCGTGCCCGTCGAACCGAGAGTTCGATACTCCATACCACGGCGTCGTCGGGAAGGGTCCTAAAAGCCCGGAAAGCGGCTAAGTTCGGAAAGGGACGGAACGCGGATTCCGTACGTAAAACGGACCGAGCGTGGAGGGTCGCCCGGGTCGCGTCTTCAGGCCCCGTCGTACTCGCTCAACCAATCGCCGACTATTTCTTGAATCCCGAGGGTCGTCGTACCGATGTTCAGAATTTGATACCCGTTCCGAGCTTTTTCGTTGACATCGTCCATCCCGAAACCGAGGTTTCCCACGGGAACGCCTCGGTCGATACCCGCCGTACGAACGGTTTCGACGGCGTCCCGTACGTCCGGATGGTCGAGTTCGCCGGGGGAGCCGACCGCGACCGAAAGGTCGAACGGGCCGACGAAAACGAACCCGAGGCCGGGAACGGCCAGAATGGAGTCGATGTTCTCGACCGCCTCGCGCGACTCAATCGTCACACCGATGAGGACCTCTGCGTCCTCGGTAGCGACGTAATCGTCCTCCCGTCCCCACCGACTCGCTCGCGGAACCGCGAGGCCGCGTTCTCCCGGTTCGCCGTCGTAGCCGAAATACGACGCTCGAACGATATCCCGCACCTCGTCCGCTGTATCGACGTGCGAGAGGAACACGTTTCTCACACCGGCATCCAGTACCTTCCGGACGAGCGCCGGTTCCGTAACCGGAACCCGAACTAACAGTTCCGTTCCCGTGAGCTCACTCGCGCGAAGCAACGATTCCACTGCGCCCGCATCCCACGGACTCGGTCCCGCGTGCTCGAAATCGATCCAGACGAAATCGAGTCCGAGGTCGCCGTACAGTTCGACGACCGTCGGCGCGTACGTGTCGTCGGCTATTCCGAGTACGATTTCGCCGTTTTCGAGCCGATTTCGCAAACTAGCTGTGTCTTCTGTCTGTGTCATGAGTCTCCCCCCACGAGGAATCGATTACGGTGGATTCCTCGGATGTGCTTTCTCCCCCCGACCGTTTCCGTACCGCACCCGATTGTGGAGCGGCGAACCTGCTACGCTACCGGAGGTAGTATCCCTGTTGGTCAGTGATACCAAAGTACACGGTGCCGTCGACATCGCGCTATTCCTCGGTTGGATACTCCTTTCGCACAACGACGCCGCCGCTCGAATTCCGAACGACGACCGTATCGCCGCCGTTGTTCCAGACGGCGCTTCCCTCACCCCAGTACAGGTCCGACGCGGAATCGCTTCCGCTGCCGGTGTGGAGCGTGACCGTCGAACCGGCGGCCAGCGTCGTCCCGGTCGGCACTTCGTAGCTGTGCCCCGCCGCGTCCGAAACCGACCAACCGGAGATGTCGAGCGGTTCGTTCCCCGTATTCTTCAGGACGACGTACTCCTCGTTCGGATTCTCGTTGTCGTTTCCGGGGGCGTCCGCACGAATTTCGCTGATGGCGAGGGGGCTGGTCGTGCTCCCTCCAGTCGTCGAGGTGGCGGTTGTCGTCGTCTGCCCGCCGTCACTCCCTCCGCTCGCACACTCCCAGAGTCCGAGACCGGTCTTTTGTGCGGCCGATTCGGCGGCGTAAAACCGCTGGCGCTTGGTGAATTCGCTGTCGTACACCCGCGCGTAGCCCTGCTTGACCAGTTGGTAGTTGAATAGGGTGCCGTCCCCCTCGCGAATGTAGATCAGCAGTCGTCCGTAGTAGCCGCGCGGCCCTCGTTCTCGTCCAGCGTGATGGTCACCCGCGTGCCAGCGAGTTCGGTGTCGGCGAACTCGCTGGCCTTGTGGCCCCAGTCGCGCAGGCAACTCGAACCGGCGGCGTCGTCCGGAATACCCTCGAACTCCGTCGGGTCGTTTTCGGTGTGGACCTCGGGCGTATCCACGCCGAGCAATCGTCCCGTGTCCGTCGTTCCGTTCTCGTACTGGAACTTCACCGTGTCGCCGTCAACGATTCGAGTGATGGTCACCGTCCAACTGTGGGCGGACTCCGGGTTCGACCGTCCGGTCGTCGTGGACTGCTGTACGGAGGTACACCCGGCGGTCAGCACGCTCGTCCCGAGAAGGAGGAGAACGGCGAAGACGGCGAATCGGGAGGAAACGGTGAGAGACACGACGATATCGAGACGGGGTCGGGGGATAAAACTAGGTGAGAGAGGCGAGTGAGTTCGCGGGTCACTGGCTCGTCGGCAGATACGAAAGCGGACTGACGGGGCAGAACATCGGCGCTTCGGTGAGGAGGTGGCGGAGAACGCGGACGTGTCCGGAACCGACGAGGAGGAGGAGTTTGTCGTCGTCCGGGGACATGACTCGCCAGAGGTGGTGGATCATCCGGATGTTGCGGTCGTACCAGTAGGCGAGGACGGTCGGGCTACCGAATCCCTCACCAGTAGCTCGAACCCCTTTGTCGAACATGGTGTCGTGGTTGTATCGGTTCTCCTCTTTTCTATTGATCCAGCCGAAGTATTCCGGAATCGTGGATGACGAGAGACGTTCGTCGCTCTCGCGCTGTCGGTCCTCGCTGCCCGTAAGTTCGACGTCGGTCTTTCGTCCCGAATCGATCCCGCGGTCCTCGAACGGGTCCGCCTCGGGTTCCGGCGGGTGTTCGTCTATCGCGGCAACTCGTTCGTGGTCGAGTCGAGCCGCGAGTCGAAATGCCACCTGCACGACTTCGCTTCGGCATTCGGTCGCCGGTTCGTCGCGACGGGATGGAGTGCCGGAAACGTCTCTTCGTGGTCGTACGCGCGTTCGCCCGACCAATACTCCCGATACCGGTCGTTGAGCACGTCGTTTCGGTCGTACGGTCGCTCGACGGTGATCAGGTCGGGGGTCCACTCCGCGATGCGAGTCACCAACTCGCGCAGTTCGGCTTGTCGGTGGGAGGCGAGCACGTCGTCGGCATCGACGTTCACCTCGTCCAATCCGGGGTTGTCCATGTGGTAGGTGCCGAGCAACATGACTTGCACTTGTTCGGGCGTCGGTTCCGGCCATCCGTTCGGCGTCCGTCTTTCGCTGGGAGAAGCCATACGCTCGAAAGGAACGAAACTGGAATAAATGTTTGCAGAGCATCATTTCTATAGGCTGAATTGCAGAACGCCAGTTCTATTGGAAATGTATCAACTTCTGCGCTGTTGGACGACGTCCAACTCGCGGTCGAAGACGAACGTTCGGGTTTCGCCGTCCAGCGTCATCGGAACGGCGATGCGAAGCGGATCGGTCGATTCGACCGTCGCGTTGTCCGTCGCCCGCCACGGCAGTTCCCACGGCGGCGTTTCGCGCAGGTCGATGCCGTGTTCGTAATGAAAGGCGGCGACGAGCGGGTGAGTGAGAACGACCAACTGAACCGCGCTGTTGTAGCTGTAACCACAGCGTTCGCAGTCGTAGAACAGCATCCCGACCAATCCGCTCCCTTCGAGCCAATCGGGTGCCTCGGGGTCGTCGGAGAGGTACAGCGTCGATTCTAGCTTGCCATGGCAGTTCGTGCAGATACCGAGGTCCGTCGCGTCGCCGTC from the Haladaptatus sp. R4 genome contains:
- a CDS encoding DUF5694 domain-containing protein, which produces MAFRLAARLDHERVAAIDEHPPEPEADPFEDRGIDSGRKTDVELTGSEDRQRESDERLSSSTIPEYFGWINRKEENRYNHDTMFDKGVRATGEGFGSPTVLAYWYDRNIRMIHHLWRVMSPDDDKLLLLVGSGHVRVLRHLLTEAPMFCPVSPLSYLPTSQ
- a CDS encoding thermonuclease family protein; the encoded protein is MSLTVSSRFAVFAVLLLLGTSVLTAGCTSVQQSTTTGRSNPESAHSWTVTITRIVDGDTVKFQYENGTTDTGRLLGVDTPEVHTENDPTEFEGIPDDAAGSSCLRDWGHKASEFADTELAGTRVTITLDENEGRAATTDDC
- a CDS encoding aldo/keto reductase; the protein is MEYRTLGSTGTKVSELCFGTWRFAMESNGTVETDYDTAHDLLDTAWENGINFIDTANVYGSPNGTSEEWIGDWLSEYDREDFVIASKVYFPFDGWGEPGPNDSGLSRKHIRAQIEGTLDRLGTDYLDVYYIHRWDDETPIEETLATLTELVDEGKVNYLGASTMAAWQLTKALWKSNVNGFERFDVTQPMYHAAASGPVEDYLDVCADQDIAVCPYSPLAGGLPDRQVRTRRRHPGRSRADLVDYFEDYYMSEEGWEILDEIRAVADELDATPAQVALRWLIQQREFSCTPIVGARTTDQLEENVGAADIELSGEQYDRIENVGRDE
- a CDS encoding HpcH/HpaI aldolase/citrate lyase family protein, with protein sequence MTQTEDTASLRNRLENGEIVLGIADDTYAPTVVELYGDLGLDFVWIDFEHAGPSPWDAGAVESLLRASELTGTELLVRVPVTEPALVRKVLDAGVRNVFLSHVDTADEVRDIVRASYFGYDGEPGERGLAVPRASRWGREDDYVATEDAEVLIGVTIESREAVENIDSILAVPGLGFVFVGPFDLSVAVGSPGELDHPDVRDAVETVRTAGIDRGVPVGNLGFGMDDVNEKARNGYQILNIGTTTLGIQEIVGDWLSEYDGA
- a CDS encoding lamin tail domain-containing protein; translation: MGPQGQRVRRHRTRWHAGDHHAGRERGPRGYYGRLLIYIREGDGTLFNYQLVKQGYARVYDSEFTKRQRFYAAESAAQKTGLGLWECASGGSDGGQTTTTATSTTGGSTTSPLAISEIRADAPGNDNENPNEEYVVLKNTGNEPLDISGWSVSDAAGHSYEVPTGTTLAAGSTVTLHTGSGSDSASDLYWGEGSAVWNNGGDTVVVRNSSGGVVVRKEYPTEE